In one Bacillota bacterium genomic region, the following are encoded:
- a CDS encoding glycosyltransferase family 9 protein encodes MRKSWQGRAAVDCQPSRVFVFMREHIGDVVNSTAALYCLRRRFAEAYLCVEVGERAAEVLRNFPGIDELWLRPTHQGLWGKLQFIRRLRKGRFDLAVILDDSADMVLHAWLGGIPLRVGVRRKSRFQRLYTACVPHHPSRHETLEHFRDVVKLLGCDTSDYRPLLYPSSEDVQTAGRELRQAGWNGETPLVGIHPGASREHRQWFADRFAQVCDMLAERGVQCVVIGGKRDLPLAQQILTNCRTHPLMLTGRLTILQTAALMPLLRLLITADSGPMHIAAAMGTKVVALYGVSDPVYTGAFGEGHVIIRHNEPCVGCTAERCVHDRECMKRIRAEEVLEATAGILQLSL; translated from the coding sequence TTGAGAAAGAGTTGGCAGGGTAGGGCAGCGGTGGACTGCCAGCCTTCACGTGTGTTCGTCTTCATGCGCGAGCATATCGGCGATGTGGTGAACAGCACGGCGGCGTTGTACTGCCTGCGTCGGCGGTTTGCGGAGGCTTATCTCTGCGTGGAGGTGGGCGAGCGAGCGGCAGAGGTGCTGCGGAACTTCCCGGGTATCGACGAACTCTGGCTACGTCCCACCCATCAGGGGCTGTGGGGCAAACTGCAGTTTATCCGCCGGCTTCGCAAGGGGCGGTTTGACCTTGCGGTGATACTTGACGACAGTGCGGACATGGTGCTGCACGCATGGCTTGGAGGCATTCCGTTGCGAGTGGGGGTCAGACGCAAAAGCAGGTTCCAGCGGCTGTATACGGCTTGCGTACCTCACCATCCTTCGCGCCACGAAACACTGGAGCACTTCCGCGATGTGGTGAAGCTGCTCGGTTGTGACACCTCCGATTACCGTCCCCTCCTTTATCCTTCCTCAGAGGACGTGCAAACCGCCGGGCGCGAGCTCCGTCAGGCGGGGTGGAACGGTGAAACGCCTCTCGTGGGTATTCATCCGGGCGCGAGCCGCGAACACCGGCAGTGGTTTGCCGACCGTTTTGCCCAGGTGTGTGACATGCTGGCTGAAAGGGGTGTGCAGTGCGTCGTGATTGGAGGCAAGCGAGACTTACCTTTAGCCCAGCAGATACTCACGAACTGCCGCACCCATCCCCTGATGTTGACTGGTCGATTGACGATACTGCAGACCGCTGCACTGATGCCCTTGCTCCGTCTGTTAATTACCGCTGATAGTGGCCCCATGCACATCGCGGCAGCGATGGGCACGAAGGTAGTTGCCCTCTATGGAGTCAGTGACCCTGTGTACACCGGTGCCTTCGGCGAGGGACACGTTATCATCCGCCATAACGAGCCATGCGTCGGATGCACTGCCGAACGGTGCGTGCACGACAGGGAGTGCATGAAGAGAATCCGTGCGGAGGAGGTGCTGGAGGCTACGGCTGGCATCCTTCAACTCTCGCTCTGA
- the lspA gene encoding signal peptidase II, producing MKIWFFAATLLVITLDQVSKWWIQWNLAPGQSVPVVPGVLQFTLSFNSGIAFGLFPQYGRAFLWISLVLVVAVLIYYLRLRDACAWTTAIASLLVGGALGNVLDRIRLGHVVDFIDFRVFPVFNVADTAVTCATILWIIRHWVLLSAGQNAQSES from the coding sequence ATGAAGATATGGTTCTTCGCAGCCACTCTGCTGGTTATCACCCTGGATCAGGTCAGCAAGTGGTGGATACAATGGAACCTTGCGCCCGGCCAATCGGTGCCGGTTGTGCCGGGCGTGTTGCAGTTCACACTTTCGTTCAACTCGGGCATTGCGTTCGGGCTGTTTCCGCAGTATGGGCGCGCCTTTTTGTGGATCTCGCTGGTGCTGGTGGTAGCCGTGCTGATATACTACCTGCGCCTGCGCGATGCCTGCGCATGGACAACCGCCATCGCCAGCCTTTTGGTGGGCGGCGCGCTGGGGAACGTGCTGGACAGGATACGGCTGGGACATGTCGTAGATTTTATTGACTTCCGCGTGTTCCCGGTGTTTAACGTGGCGGATACGGCGGTCACATGTGCGACCATCCTGTGGATTATCCGGCACTGGGTACTGTTGTCCGCCGGGCAGAATGCTCAGAGCGAGAGTTGA